Proteins encoded together in one Mycobacteriales bacterium window:
- a CDS encoding helix-turn-helix transcriptional regulator: MAKLDVRNLGDYIREQRSAAQISLRQLASLAGVSNPYLSQIERGLRKPSAEILQQIAKALRISAEALYVQAGILEERYGDSDVPAAILGDAHLAERQKQVLLELYEAYRRESEGRARKTDAGKPDDAATSTAEPAPVAASRTRTARRAKSAVPGDGASDTSS, from the coding sequence CGGGGACTACATCCGCGAGCAGCGATCCGCGGCGCAGATCTCGCTGCGGCAGCTGGCCAGCCTGGCTGGGGTCTCGAACCCGTACCTCAGCCAGATCGAGCGTGGGCTTCGCAAGCCGAGCGCCGAGATCCTGCAGCAGATCGCGAAGGCGCTGCGCATCTCGGCAGAGGCGCTCTACGTGCAAGCCGGCATTCTCGAGGAACGGTACGGCGACAGCGATGTGCCCGCCGCGATTCTCGGCGATGCACACCTCGCAGAGCGCCAGAAGCAGGTGCTCCTCGAACTGTACGAGGCCTACCGACGTGAAAGCGAAGGCCGAGCCCGCAAGACCGACGCGGGGAAGCCGGACGACGCCGCCACATCCACGGCCGAGCCCGCGCCGGTCGCGGCCTCGCGCACCAGAACGGCGCGCCGCGCCAAGTCCGCAGTCCCTGGCGACGGGGCGAGCGATACCTCGTCGTAG
- a CDS encoding site-2 protease family protein, with translation MSTDAGAVADQPGGHGVPPATPSPGRWAKLKQALAPLAGAVALVAKLKSVLFVGSMAVSIAAYAQLWGWRYAVGFVGLILVHELGHVVALRLRGIRAGALVFLPLLGAFTSWTPSGDRPYQQAETALAGPLLGTVGSLALAEYGHLHGSDLLRALAFTGLLLNLLNLVPLVPLDGGRVADLLYVWVWVAVGAGLVGYLIVRFEPLVLVILLLVGYELWVRLRERGTPPAVEPRLRLRLSVVYLALVVAIVAGMHATYAARHIS, from the coding sequence GTGAGCACGGACGCCGGCGCGGTCGCTGACCAGCCCGGCGGGCACGGCGTGCCGCCGGCGACGCCGTCGCCGGGTCGGTGGGCGAAGCTCAAGCAAGCGCTCGCGCCGCTCGCGGGGGCCGTCGCACTGGTGGCGAAGCTCAAATCCGTGCTGTTCGTCGGCTCGATGGCGGTGTCGATCGCCGCCTACGCACAGCTGTGGGGTTGGCGCTACGCGGTCGGGTTCGTCGGGCTGATTCTGGTGCACGAACTCGGGCACGTTGTCGCGCTGCGGCTGCGTGGAATCCGGGCCGGCGCGCTCGTCTTCTTGCCGTTGCTCGGAGCGTTCACCAGCTGGACGCCCAGTGGGGATCGGCCCTATCAGCAGGCCGAGACGGCGCTGGCCGGCCCGCTGCTCGGGACGGTCGGCTCGCTCGCGCTCGCGGAGTACGGGCACCTCCACGGGTCCGATCTGTTGCGAGCGCTGGCCTTCACCGGTCTGCTGCTCAACCTGCTCAACCTGGTCCCGCTGGTCCCGCTCGACGGCGGGCGGGTCGCCGATCTGCTCTACGTGTGGGTGTGGGTGGCGGTCGGTGCCGGTCTCGTGGGATATCTGATCGTCCGGTTCGAACCGTTGGTCCTCGTCATCCTGTTGCTGGTCGGCTACGAGCTCTGGGTGCGGCTTCGAGAGCGCGGCACGCCGCCCGCCGTCGAGCCACGGTTGCGGCTGCGGCTGTCGGTGGTCTACCTGGCGCTGGTGGTGGCGATCGTCGCAGGCATGCACGCGACGTACGCCGCCCGCCACATCTCCTGA